A single Pseudomonas brassicacearum DNA region contains:
- a CDS encoding thiopurine S-methyltransferase — translation MEPEFWHKRWSSNQIGFHLPEVNPYLQRFWPQLGLAQGSRVLVPLCGKSLDLLWLAHQGYSVLGVELSEKAATDFFLEHQLEPSISEEGAFKVFRSGDIEIRCGDFFALEREDVADCAALYDRAALIALPVPMRERYAAHLQKILPNGTGLLITLDYNQDEMPGPPFSVGDDEVRRLLGGAWQLEVLQEEDVLGESWKFLQAGVTRLDERVYRISWR, via the coding sequence ATGGAGCCCGAGTTTTGGCACAAGCGCTGGTCATCGAACCAGATCGGTTTTCACTTGCCGGAGGTGAACCCTTACCTGCAACGTTTCTGGCCGCAACTGGGGCTGGCCCAAGGCAGTCGGGTGCTGGTGCCGTTGTGTGGGAAAAGCCTGGATCTGCTGTGGCTTGCCCATCAGGGCTATTCGGTGCTGGGCGTGGAGTTGTCGGAAAAAGCCGCCACTGATTTTTTCCTTGAGCATCAGCTTGAGCCGAGCATCAGTGAAGAGGGCGCGTTCAAGGTATTTCGGTCCGGTGATATCGAAATCCGATGCGGTGACTTCTTTGCCTTGGAACGCGAGGATGTGGCTGATTGCGCGGCACTGTACGACCGTGCCGCGTTGATCGCCTTGCCCGTGCCGATGCGCGAGCGGTACGCGGCCCATCTGCAGAAGATCTTGCCCAATGGCACCGGATTGTTGATTACCCTGGATTACAACCAGGATGAAATGCCTGGCCCGCCGTTCTCTGTCGGGGATGATGAGGTGCGGCGGCTGCTGGGAGGTGCCTGGCAGTTGGAGGTGTTGCAGGAAGAGGATGTGCTGGGGGAAAGCTGGAAGTTCTTGCAGGCGGGGGTGACGAGGTTGGATGAGCGGGTGTATCGGATTTCCTGGCGTTGA
- a CDS encoding sulfite exporter TauE/SafE family protein codes for MFEFAQFLVFGAVLGTLGGLFGIGGGLIAIPVLGVWFGLDQQLAQGTALVMVVPNVMLALWRYHQRNRIELRHALPLASMGFCFAWLGSIWAVGIDANSMRIGFVAFLIALTLYNLARMFVANAPASAQMRYGWPWLGVLGAASGTMGGLFGVGGAVVATPILTSIFGTSQVVAQGLSLALALPSTGVTLATYAFHHEVDWSIGLPLAVGGLLSISWGVKVAHALPERLLRGLFCGFLVLCAVLLTFKA; via the coding sequence TTGTTCGAATTTGCGCAGTTTTTGGTGTTTGGTGCCGTGTTGGGCACCCTCGGGGGATTGTTCGGCATCGGTGGTGGCCTGATCGCCATTCCGGTGCTGGGCGTCTGGTTCGGCCTCGACCAGCAACTGGCCCAAGGTACGGCGCTGGTCATGGTGGTGCCCAACGTGATGCTCGCATTGTGGCGCTATCACCAGCGCAATCGCATCGAATTGCGCCATGCCCTGCCGTTGGCTTCCATGGGATTCTGCTTTGCCTGGCTTGGTTCGATCTGGGCGGTGGGGATCGACGCGAACAGCATGCGGATCGGCTTCGTCGCGTTCCTGATCGCCCTGACACTCTACAACCTGGCCCGCATGTTCGTCGCCAACGCACCGGCTTCGGCGCAGATGCGCTATGGCTGGCCATGGCTCGGCGTGCTGGGAGCCGCATCCGGGACCATGGGCGGTTTGTTCGGTGTCGGCGGGGCCGTGGTCGCGACGCCGATCCTGACCAGCATCTTTGGCACCAGCCAGGTGGTTGCCCAAGGTTTGTCCCTGGCGCTGGCCTTGCCCAGTACCGGCGTGACCCTCGCCACTTATGCGTTTCACCATGAAGTGGACTGGAGCATCGGCCTGCCGCTGGCCGTCGGTGGCCTGCTGAGCATCAGTTGGGGGGTGAAAGTCGCCCACGCCTTGCCGGAGCGGCTGTTGCGCGGGCTGTTCTGCGGTTTCCTGGTGCTGTGCGCGGTACTGCTCACCTTTAAAGCTTGA
- a CDS encoding DODA-type extradiol aromatic ring-opening family dioxygenase: protein MLPSLFISHGSPMLALEPGDSGPALARLAAQLPKPKAIVIVSAHWESNELLVSANPQPRTWHDFGGFPPALYEVQYPAPGDPQLAAQVAAMLNAAHLPARLDPQRPFDHGVWVPLSLMYPEADIPVVQVSLPSRQGPVLQTQVGQALANLRQQGILLIGSGSITHNLRDLDWNAGPDSIEPWAKAFRDWMVGTLAADDENALHDYRRQAPNAVRSHPSDEHLLPLYFARGAGGKFSAVHQGFTMGALGMDIYRFD from the coding sequence ATGCTGCCCAGCCTGTTTATCTCCCATGGCTCACCGATGCTTGCCCTGGAACCCGGCGACAGCGGTCCGGCATTGGCTCGCCTGGCCGCTCAATTACCCAAGCCCAAGGCCATCGTCATCGTGTCCGCCCACTGGGAAAGCAACGAACTGTTGGTCAGCGCCAATCCGCAGCCACGCACGTGGCACGACTTCGGCGGCTTCCCACCGGCCCTGTATGAGGTGCAGTACCCCGCGCCTGGCGATCCTCAACTGGCGGCGCAAGTCGCAGCCATGCTCAACGCCGCGCACCTGCCGGCACGCCTGGACCCTCAACGGCCGTTCGACCATGGCGTCTGGGTACCATTGTCCTTGATGTACCCCGAGGCCGACATCCCGGTGGTGCAGGTTTCCCTGCCCAGCCGCCAGGGACCGGTGTTGCAGACACAGGTCGGCCAGGCCCTGGCGAACCTGCGCCAACAGGGCATCTTGCTGATCGGTTCTGGCAGTATCACCCATAACCTGCGCGACCTGGACTGGAACGCCGGCCCCGACAGCATTGAGCCCTGGGCCAAGGCCTTTCGCGATTGGATGGTTGGGACGCTGGCGGCCGACGACGAGAACGCACTGCATGATTACCGTCGCCAGGCGCCGAACGCCGTGCGCAGCCACCCCAGCGATGAGCACTTGCTGCCGCTGTATTTTGCCCGGGGTGCCGGTGGGAAATTCAGTGCTGTCCACCAAGGGTTCACGATGGGCGCTCTGGGGATGGACATTTATCGGTTTGACTGA
- a CDS encoding spermidine synthase: protein MTEERVEHLLAEVHDEFGMIRVFEVADYRFLEFGDAIEQSCVFTADPSWLEYDYTRAMLIGALCHEQPESALFLGLGAGTLTQACLKFLPLEDVEAIELRPDVPRLAIEYLGLDDDPRLYIRIGDALELLESAEPADLIFVDLYTDVGPGVGHLAWGFLENCQKRLNPGGWLVINQWATDDGKPLGAALLRGLYHRHYWELPVKEGNVILIVPADLDQELDMQGLVARAEGLAPRLGYSLQSLIKAIRPAT, encoded by the coding sequence ATGACAGAGGAACGCGTCGAGCATTTGCTCGCCGAGGTGCACGACGAGTTCGGCATGATTCGCGTATTCGAAGTGGCCGATTACCGGTTTCTCGAGTTTGGCGATGCCATCGAGCAGAGTTGCGTGTTCACAGCCGATCCGAGCTGGCTCGAATATGACTATACCCGCGCCATGCTCATCGGCGCGTTGTGTCACGAGCAGCCGGAAAGTGCACTGTTTCTGGGGCTGGGCGCCGGTACCTTGACCCAGGCCTGCCTCAAGTTCCTGCCGTTGGAAGATGTCGAGGCCATCGAATTGCGCCCCGACGTGCCGCGCCTGGCCATCGAATACCTGGGGTTGGATGACGATCCGCGATTGTATATCCGTATCGGCGATGCACTGGAACTGCTTGAAAGCGCCGAGCCGGCGGACTTGATTTTCGTCGACCTCTATACCGATGTAGGTCCCGGCGTCGGTCACTTGGCGTGGGGCTTCCTGGAAAACTGCCAGAAGCGTCTGAACCCGGGTGGTTGGCTGGTGATCAACCAGTGGGCTACCGATGACGGCAAGCCATTGGGTGCGGCGCTGTTGCGCGGCTTGTACCACCGGCATTATTGGGAGCTACCGGTGAAGGAGGGCAATGTGATCCTGATCGTGCCGGCGGACCTGGATCAGGAACTGGATATGCAAGGGCTGGTCGCCAGGGCCGAAGGACTGGCGCCGCGGCTGGGTTATTCGTTGCAGTCGTTGATCAAGGCGATCCGCCCGGCGACCTGA
- a CDS encoding LysR substrate-binding domain-containing protein, producing the protein MSSYPSIDTEVLRTFVAIADQGGFTRAGELVNRTQSAVSMQMKRLEEDVLQRRLFERDGRQVKLTAEGQVLLGYARRILKLHSEVFNTLREPHMVGTVRIGTPDDYVMRFLPGILQRFAQFYPLIEIEVHCESSKQLLLRQDLDLSIVTRKPGDEIGQLLRKERFVWAEAACFNVHEQTPLPLAMFNSDCFCRQWACNALDAMGRDYRVAYNSSSLSALMAVVGAGLAITAQLESLLTPDMRVLGKAEDLPELPEASIMLIRNLHNPSPITECLAEHIVDGFKL; encoded by the coding sequence TTGTCGAGTTACCCGAGCATCGATACGGAAGTGCTGCGTACCTTTGTCGCCATCGCCGACCAGGGCGGTTTCACCCGGGCCGGGGAATTGGTCAATCGCACCCAGTCGGCCGTCAGCATGCAGATGAAGCGGCTCGAAGAAGACGTATTGCAACGGCGGCTGTTCGAACGTGATGGGCGCCAAGTCAAGCTCACCGCCGAAGGCCAGGTGCTGCTGGGCTACGCCAGGCGGATCCTCAAGCTGCACAGCGAGGTGTTCAATACCCTGCGCGAACCGCACATGGTCGGCACGGTGCGCATCGGCACGCCGGACGATTACGTGATGCGCTTCCTGCCAGGCATCCTGCAACGCTTCGCCCAGTTCTACCCCCTGATCGAAATTGAAGTGCACTGCGAATCGTCCAAGCAGTTGCTGCTGCGCCAGGACCTGGACCTGTCCATCGTCACCCGCAAACCGGGGGACGAAATCGGCCAGTTGCTGCGCAAGGAGCGCTTTGTCTGGGCCGAAGCCGCCTGCTTCAACGTCCATGAACAAACACCGCTGCCGCTGGCGATGTTCAACAGTGACTGTTTCTGCCGACAATGGGCGTGCAATGCGCTGGATGCCATGGGCCGCGATTATCGCGTGGCGTACAACAGCTCGAGCCTGTCGGCGCTCATGGCAGTGGTGGGCGCCGGCCTGGCGATCACGGCGCAACTGGAAAGCCTGCTGACCCCGGACATGCGCGTGCTGGGCAAGGCTGAAGACCTGCCGGAACTGCCCGAGGCCAGCATCATGCTGATCCGCAACCTGCATAACCCATCGCCGATCACCGAGTGCCTGGCCGAGCACATCGTCGACGGTTTCAAGCTTTAA
- a CDS encoding DUF1127 domain-containing protein, giving the protein MKGQKGYLLIDKLSHGFSVSALLHKFSRWYELHHERELLAGMSDEALKDIGVSRADVEQEVVRPFWDDPIHK; this is encoded by the coding sequence ATGAAAGGTCAAAAAGGTTATCTACTGATAGACAAACTCTCCCACGGCTTTTCCGTCAGCGCCCTGCTGCACAAGTTTAGCCGCTGGTACGAATTGCACCACGAGCGCGAACTGCTGGCCGGAATGAGCGATGAGGCGCTCAAGGACATTGGCGTGAGTCGTGCAGACGTGGAGCAGGAAGTGGTCCGGCCATTCTGGGATGACCCAATTCACAAATGA
- the htpX gene encoding protease HtpX, which yields MMRILLFLATNLAVVLIASITLSLFGFNGFMAANGVDLNLNQLLIFCAVFGFAGSLFSLFISKWMAKMSTSTQIISQPRTRHEQWLLQTVEQLSREAGIKMPEVGIFPAYEANAFATGWNKNDALVAVSQGLLERFSPDEVKAVLAHEIGHVANGDMVTLALIQGVVNTFVMFFARIIGNFVDKVIFKNEEGQGIAYYVATIFAELVLGILASAIVMWFSRKREFRADDAGARLAGTSAMIGALQRLRAEQGLPVHMPDTLSAFGINGGIKQGLARMFMSHPPLEERIDALRRRG from the coding sequence ATGATGCGCATCCTGCTGTTCTTGGCCACCAACCTGGCGGTCGTGCTGATTGCCAGCATCACCCTGAGCCTCTTCGGCTTCAACGGGTTCATGGCGGCCAATGGGGTTGACCTCAACCTCAATCAGCTGCTGATTTTCTGTGCGGTGTTCGGTTTCGCCGGTTCCCTGTTCTCGCTGTTCATCTCCAAGTGGATGGCGAAGATGAGCACCAGCACCCAGATCATCAGCCAGCCGCGCACTCGCCACGAACAATGGCTGCTGCAAACCGTCGAGCAATTGTCCCGCGAAGCCGGTATCAAGATGCCGGAAGTCGGTATCTTCCCAGCCTACGAAGCCAACGCCTTCGCCACCGGCTGGAACAAGAACGACGCACTGGTCGCCGTCAGCCAGGGTTTGCTCGAGCGGTTCTCGCCAGATGAAGTCAAGGCCGTGCTGGCCCACGAGATCGGCCACGTCGCCAACGGCGACATGGTGACCCTGGCACTGATCCAGGGCGTGGTGAACACCTTCGTGATGTTCTTCGCCCGCATCATCGGCAACTTCGTCGACAAGGTGATCTTCAAGAACGAAGAAGGCCAGGGCATCGCCTACTACGTGGCGACCATCTTCGCCGAGCTGGTACTGGGCATCCTCGCCAGCGCCATCGTCATGTGGTTCTCGCGCAAACGCGAGTTCCGCGCCGACGACGCCGGTGCACGCCTGGCCGGCACCAGCGCCATGATCGGTGCCCTGCAACGCCTGCGCGCCGAGCAAGGCCTGCCAGTGCACATGCCCGACACCCTGAGTGCCTTTGGCATCAACGGTGGCATCAAGCAGGGCCTGGCGCGCATGTTCATGAGCCACCCGCCGCTGGAAGAGCGTATCGACGCACTGCGTCGTCGGGGCTGA
- a CDS encoding pyridoxal phosphate-dependent aminotransferase, translated as MQVSKSNKLANVCYDIRGPVLKHAKRLEEEGHRILKLNIGNPAPFGFEAPDEILQDVIRNLPTAQGYSDSKGLFSARKAVMQYYQQKQVEGVGIEDIYLGNGVSELIVMSMQALLNNGDEVLVPAPDYPLWTAAVSLSGGNPVHYLCDEQANWFPDLADIKAKITPNTKALVIINPNNPTGAVYSREVLLGMLELARQHNLVVFSDEIYDKILYDDAVHICTASLAPDLLCLTFNGLSKSYRVAGFRSGWVVISGPKHHAQSYIEGIDMLANMRLCANVPSQHAIQTALGGYQSINDLILPQGRLLEQRNRTWELLNDIPGVSCVKPMGALYAFPRIDPKVCPIHNDEKFVLDLLLSEKLLVVQGTAFNWPWPDHFRVVTLPRVDDLDQAIGRIGNFLKSYRQ; from the coding sequence ATGCAGGTCAGCAAATCGAACAAGCTCGCCAACGTCTGCTACGACATTCGCGGCCCGGTGCTCAAGCACGCCAAACGCCTGGAAGAGGAAGGCCATCGCATCCTCAAGCTGAACATCGGCAACCCGGCCCCCTTTGGTTTCGAAGCGCCCGATGAAATCCTCCAGGACGTCATCCGCAACCTGCCGACCGCCCAGGGCTACAGCGACTCCAAGGGCCTGTTCAGTGCCCGCAAGGCCGTGATGCAGTACTACCAGCAGAAACAGGTCGAAGGCGTCGGCATCGAGGACATCTACCTGGGTAACGGCGTGTCCGAACTGATCGTGATGTCGATGCAGGCCCTGCTCAACAACGGCGATGAAGTGCTGGTACCGGCGCCGGACTATCCGCTGTGGACCGCTGCCGTGAGCCTGTCCGGTGGCAACCCGGTGCATTACCTGTGCGACGAACAGGCCAACTGGTTCCCTGACCTGGCGGACATCAAGGCCAAGATCACGCCCAATACCAAGGCGCTGGTGATCATCAACCCGAACAACCCGACTGGCGCCGTATACTCCAGGGAAGTGCTGCTGGGCATGTTGGAACTGGCCCGCCAGCACAACCTGGTGGTGTTCTCCGACGAGATCTACGACAAGATCCTCTACGATGACGCCGTGCACATCTGCACTGCATCCCTGGCACCGGACCTGCTGTGCCTGACCTTCAACGGCCTGTCAAAATCCTATCGGGTAGCGGGTTTCCGCTCAGGCTGGGTCGTCATTTCCGGCCCCAAGCATCACGCCCAGAGCTACATCGAGGGCATCGATATGCTGGCCAACATGCGCCTGTGTGCCAACGTGCCGAGCCAGCATGCGATCCAGACGGCGCTGGGCGGCTACCAGAGCATCAACGACCTGATCCTGCCCCAGGGCCGGCTGCTGGAACAGCGAAATCGCACCTGGGAACTGCTCAACGACATTCCCGGTGTCAGTTGCGTCAAGCCGATGGGCGCGCTGTACGCCTTCCCGCGGATCGACCCGAAGGTCTGCCCGATCCACAACGATGAAAAATTCGTCCTCGACCTGCTGCTGTCCGAGAAGCTGCTGGTGGTCCAGGGCACGGCGTTCAACTGGCCGTGGCCGGATCACTTCCGCGTCGTGACCCTGCCGCGGGTCGATGACCTCGACCAGGCCATCGGCCGGATCGGCAACTTCCTCAAGTCCTACCGTCAATAA
- a CDS encoding class II 3-deoxy-7-phosphoheptulonate synthase, giving the protein MSQPWSPDSWRALPIQQQPCYPDAAHLLQVEQTLASYPPLVFAGEARELRRQFAEVTQGRAFLLQGGDCAESFAEFSAAKIRDTFKVLLQMAIVMTFAAGCPVVKVGRMAGQFAKPRSANDETIDGVTLPAYRGDIVNGIGFDEKSRVPDPERLLQSYHQSTATLNLLRAFAQGGFADLHQVHKWNLDFIANSALAEKYSHLADRIDETLAFMRACGMDSSPQLRETSFFTAHEALLLNYEEAFVRRDSLTNDYYDCSAHMLWIGDRTRQLDGAHVEFLRGVHNPIGVKVGPSMDPDDLIRLIDVLNPQNDPGRLNLIARMGANKVGEHLPPLLRAVQREGKQVLWSCDPMHGNTIKASSGYKTRDFAQILGEVKQFFQVHAAEGTYAGGIHIEMTGQNVTECIGGARPITEDGLSDRYHTHCDPRMNADQSLELAFLIAETLKQVRR; this is encoded by the coding sequence ATGAGCCAACCCTGGAGCCCTGACAGCTGGCGCGCCCTGCCGATCCAGCAACAACCCTGCTACCCCGACGCCGCGCACCTGTTGCAGGTGGAGCAGACCCTGGCCAGCTATCCGCCACTGGTGTTTGCCGGTGAAGCCCGGGAGTTGCGCCGTCAGTTCGCCGAGGTGACCCAGGGCCGGGCGTTCCTGCTGCAAGGCGGCGACTGCGCCGAAAGCTTTGCCGAGTTCTCGGCGGCCAAGATCCGCGACACCTTCAAGGTGCTCTTGCAGATGGCGATCGTCATGACCTTTGCCGCCGGCTGCCCTGTGGTCAAGGTCGGGCGCATGGCCGGGCAGTTCGCCAAGCCGCGTTCGGCGAACGACGAAACCATCGACGGCGTGACCCTGCCGGCCTATCGCGGCGACATCGTCAACGGTATCGGTTTCGATGAAAAAAGCCGCGTACCGGACCCGGAGCGGTTGCTGCAGTCCTACCACCAATCCACTGCCACCTTGAACCTGCTGCGCGCCTTCGCCCAGGGCGGGTTCGCCGACCTGCACCAGGTGCACAAGTGGAACCTGGATTTCATCGCCAATTCGGCCCTGGCCGAAAAGTACAGCCACCTGGCCGACCGCATCGACGAAACCCTGGCATTCATGCGCGCCTGCGGCATGGACAGCTCGCCGCAACTGCGCGAAACCAGCTTTTTCACCGCCCACGAAGCGCTGCTGCTCAATTACGAAGAAGCCTTCGTGCGTCGTGACAGCCTGACCAACGACTATTACGACTGCTCGGCCCACATGCTGTGGATCGGCGACCGCACCCGTCAGTTGGACGGCGCCCATGTGGAATTCTTGCGTGGGGTGCACAACCCGATCGGGGTCAAGGTCGGTCCGAGCATGGACCCGGACGACCTGATCCGCCTGATCGACGTGCTCAACCCGCAGAACGACCCCGGCCGGTTGAACCTGATCGCCCGGATGGGCGCCAACAAGGTCGGCGAACACTTGCCGCCGCTGTTGCGCGCCGTGCAGCGTGAAGGCAAGCAAGTGCTATGGAGCTGCGACCCCATGCACGGCAATACCATCAAAGCCAGCAGCGGCTACAAGACCCGGGACTTTGCGCAGATCCTCGGTGAAGTGAAGCAGTTCTTCCAGGTCCACGCAGCCGAAGGCACCTATGCCGGCGGGATTCACATCGAAATGACCGGGCAAAACGTCACCGAATGCATCGGCGGCGCACGCCCGATTACCGAGGACGGACTATCGGACCGCTACCACACCCACTGCGACCCGCGGATGAATGCCGATCAGTCACTGGAGCTGGCTTTCCTGATTGCAGAGACGTTGAAGCAGGTTCGGCGGTGA
- a CDS encoding DEAD/DEAH box helicase yields MTQETGGFAAFNLNPNILAAVTATGYEEPSAIQQQSIPIIMAGHDMIGQAQTGTGKTAAFALPILHRIDPAKREPQALILAPTRELALQVATAFETYSKQMPGVTVVAVYGGAPMGPQLKAIRNGAQIVVATPGRLCDHLRRDEKVLATVNHLVLDEADEMLKLGFMDDLEVIFKALPATRQTVLFSATLPQSIRAIAERHLRDPQHVKIQTKTQTVTAIEQAHLLVHADQKTSAVLSLLEVEDFDALIMFVRTKQATLDLASALEAKGYKAAALNGDIAQNQRERVIDSLKDGRLDIVVATDVAARGLDVPRITHVFNVDMPYDPESYVHRIGRTGRAGREGRALLLVTPRERRMLQVIERVTGQKVAEVRLPDAQAVLDARIKKLTNSLSPLVADAESTHGDLLDRLTADIGCTPRALAAALLRKATNGQALNLAAIEKERPLVPNNAPRGDRPERTGDRPDRGDRERRAPIPLAEGRARCRTALGARDGIAAKNLLGAILNEGGLAREAIGRIQVRDSFSLVELPEDGLEKLLTKLKDTRVAGKQLKLRRYRED; encoded by the coding sequence ATGACCCAGGAAACCGGCGGCTTCGCCGCTTTTAATCTCAACCCGAACATTCTTGCTGCCGTCACTGCGACCGGCTACGAAGAACCTTCGGCGATTCAGCAGCAATCGATCCCGATCATCATGGCCGGCCACGACATGATTGGTCAGGCGCAAACCGGTACGGGTAAAACCGCCGCGTTCGCCCTGCCGATCCTGCATCGCATCGATCCTGCCAAGCGCGAACCGCAAGCCCTGATCCTGGCGCCAACTCGTGAGTTGGCGCTGCAAGTAGCAACCGCTTTCGAAACCTATTCCAAGCAGATGCCTGGCGTTACCGTCGTGGCCGTTTATGGCGGCGCCCCGATGGGCCCGCAGCTGAAAGCCATCCGTAATGGCGCGCAGATCGTTGTCGCCACTCCGGGTCGTCTGTGCGATCACCTGCGTCGTGACGAAAAAGTCCTGGCCACCGTGAACCACCTGGTTCTCGACGAAGCCGACGAAATGCTCAAGCTGGGTTTCATGGATGACCTGGAAGTCATCTTCAAGGCCCTGCCAGCCACCCGCCAGACTGTATTGTTCTCGGCCACCCTGCCGCAATCGATCCGTGCCATTGCCGAGCGCCACCTGCGCGATCCGCAACACGTGAAGATCCAGACCAAGACCCAGACCGTCACCGCGATCGAACAGGCTCACCTGCTGGTTCACGCTGACCAGAAGACGTCTGCCGTTCTCAGCTTGCTGGAAGTGGAAGACTTCGACGCCCTGATCATGTTCGTGCGCACCAAGCAAGCGACCCTGGACCTGGCCAGCGCCCTGGAAGCCAAAGGCTACAAAGCCGCTGCGCTGAACGGTGACATTGCCCAGAACCAGCGTGAGCGCGTGATCGACTCCCTCAAGGATGGCCGCCTGGACATCGTTGTGGCGACCGACGTCGCTGCCCGTGGCCTGGACGTTCCGCGCATCACCCACGTATTCAACGTGGACATGCCGTACGATCCGGAATCCTACGTTCACCGTATCGGCCGTACCGGCCGTGCCGGTCGCGAAGGCCGTGCGCTGCTGCTGGTCACCCCGCGTGAGCGTCGCATGCTGCAAGTGATCGAGCGTGTAACTGGCCAGAAGGTTGCTGAAGTTCGCCTGCCGGACGCCCAGGCCGTTCTCGATGCCCGCATCAAGAAACTGACCAACAGCCTGTCGCCACTGGTGGCTGACGCCGAATCGACCCACGGTGATCTGCTCGATCGCCTGACCGCCGACATCGGTTGCACCCCACGCGCCCTGGCCGCCGCACTGCTGCGCAAGGCCACCAATGGCCAAGCGCTGAACCTGGCTGCAATCGAGAAAGAACGTCCCCTGGTGCCGAACAACGCACCGCGTGGCGATCGTCCTGAGCGCACCGGTGATCGTCCGGATCGTGGTGACCGCGAGCGTCGTGCTCCGATCCCGCTGGCCGAAGGTCGTGCTCGCTGCCGTACCGCGCTGGGTGCCCGTGACGGCATCGCTGCCAAGAACCTGCTGGGTGCCATCCTCAACGAAGGCGGCCTGGCCCGCGAAGCGATCGGCCGCATCCAGGTGCGTGACAGCTTCAGCCTGGTAGAGCTGCCGGAAGATGGTCTGGAGAAGTTGCTGACCAAACTGAAGGACACTCGTGTCGCCGGCAAGCAGCTCAAACTGCGTCGCTATCGCGAAGATTGA
- a CDS encoding winged helix-turn-helix domain-containing protein encodes MPATLSFTLKQARRLALAAQGFDGRSPPASVQPSRLNRLIERLGVLQIDSVNALVRSHYLPLFSRLGHYNRDLLDQAAWSQGRRRTLFEYWGHEASLLPMSMYPLMRWRMSRASGGEGIYQQLARFGHERQDVIRRVLASVQEQGAIGAGSLSTRKEKAGPWWDWSAEKHALEWLFAAGEVTVAGRRGFERLYDLPERVLPASILQQPLPDEAQAQRALLLHAADALGIATEKDLRDYFRLDPADSRGRLAELEEAGELLRCQVQGWKQPAWCRPAAKIPRKVAASALLSPFDSLVWERGRTERLFDFRYRLEIYTPVHKRVYGYYVLPFLHHERIAARVDLRAERALGQLAVHAVHEDASGLDEEGMLALALNLQRMARWLGLERVQLNCQRVSGVRLAVALAQIDGD; translated from the coding sequence ATGCCCGCGACTCTGTCCTTTACCCTCAAACAGGCCCGGCGCCTGGCGTTGGCCGCCCAAGGATTCGATGGGCGGTCGCCGCCAGCTTCGGTGCAACCCTCACGCCTCAACCGCCTGATCGAACGCCTCGGCGTCCTGCAGATCGACTCAGTCAATGCGTTGGTGCGCTCGCATTACCTCCCGCTGTTCTCCCGCCTCGGTCACTACAATCGCGATTTGCTCGATCAGGCCGCCTGGAGCCAGGGGCGACGTCGCACGCTGTTCGAATATTGGGGCCATGAAGCGTCGCTGTTGCCGATGTCAATGTATCCGCTGATGCGCTGGCGCATGAGTCGGGCGTCGGGTGGCGAAGGGATTTATCAGCAGTTGGCGCGTTTCGGTCATGAGCGTCAGGACGTTATTCGCCGCGTTCTGGCTTCGGTGCAGGAGCAGGGCGCCATTGGTGCGGGCAGCTTGTCCACGCGCAAGGAAAAGGCCGGGCCCTGGTGGGACTGGAGTGCCGAAAAGCACGCGCTGGAATGGCTGTTCGCCGCGGGCGAAGTCACGGTGGCGGGGCGGCGCGGGTTCGAGCGGCTCTACGACTTGCCCGAGCGGGTACTGCCGGCCTCGATCCTGCAGCAACCGTTGCCGGACGAGGCCCAGGCCCAACGCGCCTTGCTGCTACATGCAGCGGACGCCTTGGGTATTGCGACCGAGAAAGACTTGCGCGACTACTTTCGCCTCGACCCGGCCGACAGCCGTGGGCGCTTGGCCGAACTGGAAGAGGCCGGGGAACTGCTGCGCTGCCAGGTGCAGGGCTGGAAACAACCGGCCTGGTGCCGACCCGCGGCGAAAATTCCTCGCAAGGTCGCCGCCAGTGCCTTGCTTTCGCCGTTCGACTCGCTGGTCTGGGAGCGCGGCCGTACCGAGCGGTTGTTCGATTTTCGCTACCGGCTGGAGATCTACACACCTGTCCACAAGCGGGTGTACGGCTATTACGTGTTGCCGTTCCTGCACCACGAACGCATCGCGGCTCGGGTGGACCTGCGGGCAGAGCGGGCCTTGGGGCAGTTGGCCGTGCATGCCGTGCACGAGGATGCGTCGGGGCTGGACGAGGAGGGGATGCTAGCCCTGGCGCTGAACCTGCAGCGCATGGCTCGGTGGCTGGGGCTGGAGCGGGTCCAGCTCAATTGTCAGCGGGTGAGTGGGGTGCGGTTGGCGGTGGCATTGGCGCAGATCGATGGTGACTGA